Proteins found in one Acidobacteriota bacterium genomic segment:
- a CDS encoding VWA domain-containing protein: MRRTLLSLLVLVASSGVVSLDGQAPAQPAFRAGTTVVEVSAIVTKDGVPVADLRADEVVVLDNGKPQELVAFEFVDLGRVEGPAQRRDFVLVLDDLHIAAEQSAPTIDAALALVDALGPYDRLAVSTTGAVNLSFEFSTQREAARETIRKFRGQMPRGQYMAGRLGGAEASARSRIALDVLGQICEAVRSDTAERRALLLFSTGYVELRPDIGNRDTQNIWPDYLELLREAALGNVAIYTVDPRGLRAPNTPAPWVSGGPPTMGSPTALASDVTGSNAILALNTGGVQTRWTNDLTAGYAQLLQDSRQYYRLAYVQPEPAPGKAQPQTRGIKVKVTRPGVDVRARQRYAPARDAS; the protein is encoded by the coding sequence ATGCGTCGAACGCTGCTGTCACTGCTGGTCTTGGTCGCCTCGTCTGGCGTCGTGTCGCTCGATGGCCAGGCTCCCGCACAGCCCGCGTTCCGCGCCGGCACCACCGTCGTCGAGGTGTCGGCCATCGTCACCAAGGACGGCGTGCCGGTGGCGGACCTCCGCGCCGATGAAGTGGTCGTCCTGGACAACGGCAAGCCACAGGAACTGGTGGCGTTCGAGTTCGTCGATCTCGGGCGCGTGGAAGGACCGGCGCAGCGGCGCGATTTCGTGCTCGTGCTCGACGACCTGCACATCGCCGCCGAGCAGTCGGCGCCCACCATCGACGCGGCGCTGGCGTTGGTCGATGCGCTCGGACCGTACGATCGTCTTGCCGTCTCGACGACCGGGGCCGTGAATCTCTCCTTCGAGTTCTCGACCCAGAGGGAGGCGGCTCGCGAGACGATCCGCAAGTTCCGGGGGCAGATGCCTCGCGGACAGTACATGGCGGGCCGGCTTGGAGGGGCAGAAGCCTCGGCACGATCGCGGATCGCCCTCGACGTGCTCGGTCAGATTTGCGAAGCGGTGCGGTCCGATACTGCTGAACGACGCGCGCTGCTGCTCTTCAGCACCGGATACGTGGAGCTCAGACCGGACATTGGCAACAGGGATACGCAGAACATCTGGCCTGACTATCTCGAACTGCTGCGTGAGGCCGCGCTCGGCAATGTCGCCATCTATACGGTGGACCCGCGTGGTCTTCGCGCGCCGAATACGCCCGCGCCCTGGGTATCTGGGGGGCCGCCGACGATGGGGTCACCCACCGCGCTGGCGTCGGACGTCACGGGCAGCAACGCCATCCTCGCACTGAATACCGGCGGCGTGCAGACGCGCTGGACCAACGACCTCACCGCCGGGTACGCACAACTCCTGCAGGACAGCCGCCAGTACTACCGTCTGGCGTACGTCCAGCCGGAGCCCGCGCCGGGCAAGGCGCAGCCGCAGACCCGCGGCATCAAGGTGAAGGTGACGCGCCCCGGCGTGGACGTCCGCGCCCGCCAGCGCTACGCACCCGCCAGGGACGCCTCGTAG
- the glgP gene encoding alpha-glucan family phosphorylase has product MSEFPVLPERIAGLQDLATDLWWVWHRDAREVFRRLDYKTWRLTAHNPVRMLRLVSPERFAAVAADPAFLAIYDDAMGQLAAARTGANTWWATRTTIGRDRPIAYFSAEFAIHQSLPIYAGGLGVLAGDHCKEASDLGLPFVGVGFMYPQGYFHQGMTADGWQQEHYEQINWENAATQRARGADGEELVIQVPLGNRTVLVSVWQVKLGGIALYLMDTNLPENAPWDRELSARLYGGDREMRVQQEIILGIGGVRVLRALGYDPAVWHLNEGHAAFVVLQRIREFLEQGYSFAQAHELVRQDTVFTTHTPVPAGHDAFPFHMVEAHLAGCWGGLGDHREDFLALGRYDNGSGTLFNMTALAMRSAAFINAVSQLHGEVTREMWAPLISELPPQDEPVKAVTNGVHLTNWLSLELGSTLDDYLPADWRARHDDPAVWDAVLQIPDDVLWRVRDRMRAFMYHFVRDRVRDRWVRENIPLSRVVASGTLLDQEALTIGFARRMTAYKRPDLIFHDPDRLARLLNDAKRPVQIVFAGKAHPADEGGKHALQGIYRRALDPRFGGRIAFVEDYDLHVAHYLVQGCDVWLNNPRKPLEASGTSGMKAAANGVLNVSIGDGWWPEGFAGGNGWLIDPGVVHGDQGAQDAADADTLYRLLEQEVVPAFYDRGDDDVPHRWVQMVKQSIRTVAPHFCTRRMLKEYVERMYLPAFDASLSAR; this is encoded by the coding sequence ATGTCCGAATTCCCCGTCCTCCCCGAACGCATCGCTGGTCTCCAGGATCTGGCCACCGACCTCTGGTGGGTCTGGCACCGTGACGCGCGCGAGGTGTTCCGCCGCCTCGACTACAAGACGTGGCGGCTCACCGCCCACAATCCCGTCCGCATGCTGCGGCTGGTGAGCCCCGAGCGGTTCGCGGCCGTTGCGGCGGATCCGGCCTTCCTCGCCATCTACGACGACGCGATGGGTCAGCTTGCGGCGGCGCGCACGGGCGCGAACACGTGGTGGGCCACCCGCACGACGATCGGACGCGACAGGCCGATCGCCTACTTTTCGGCGGAGTTCGCCATCCACCAGTCCCTCCCGATCTACGCGGGCGGCCTCGGTGTGCTCGCTGGCGATCACTGCAAGGAAGCCTCGGACCTCGGGTTGCCGTTCGTGGGCGTCGGGTTCATGTACCCGCAGGGCTACTTCCATCAGGGCATGACCGCCGACGGGTGGCAGCAGGAGCACTACGAGCAGATCAACTGGGAGAACGCGGCCACGCAGCGCGCGCGTGGTGCCGACGGCGAGGAACTGGTCATCCAGGTCCCGCTCGGCAACCGCACGGTGCTGGTCTCGGTGTGGCAGGTGAAGCTCGGTGGCATCGCGCTCTACCTGATGGACACCAACCTGCCCGAGAACGCGCCATGGGATCGCGAGCTCTCGGCCCGGCTCTACGGCGGCGATCGCGAAATGCGCGTGCAGCAGGAGATCATCCTCGGCATCGGCGGCGTCCGCGTGCTCCGCGCCCTGGGCTACGACCCGGCCGTGTGGCACCTCAACGAAGGCCATGCCGCCTTCGTGGTGCTGCAACGCATCCGCGAGTTCCTCGAGCAGGGCTACTCGTTCGCGCAGGCCCACGAGCTCGTGCGCCAGGACACCGTCTTCACGACGCACACGCCGGTGCCTGCCGGCCACGACGCGTTCCCCTTCCACATGGTCGAGGCACACCTGGCCGGCTGCTGGGGGGGGCTCGGCGACCACCGGGAAGACTTCCTCGCGCTCGGCCGCTACGACAATGGCAGCGGCACGCTCTTCAACATGACGGCACTCGCCATGCGCAGCGCGGCGTTCATCAACGCCGTGAGCCAGCTCCACGGCGAGGTGACGCGCGAGATGTGGGCGCCGCTCATCTCGGAACTGCCGCCGCAGGACGAGCCCGTCAAGGCCGTGACCAACGGCGTCCACCTCACCAACTGGCTGTCGCTGGAACTGGGCTCGACGCTCGACGACTACCTGCCCGCCGACTGGCGCGCGCGGCACGACGACCCGGCCGTGTGGGACGCGGTGCTGCAGATTCCCGACGATGTCCTGTGGCGCGTGCGCGACAGGATGCGCGCGTTCATGTACCACTTCGTGCGCGATCGGGTGCGCGACCGCTGGGTGCGCGAGAACATCCCGCTCTCACGCGTGGTCGCGAGCGGCACGCTGCTCGATCAGGAAGCCCTCACGATCGGCTTCGCGCGCCGCATGACCGCGTACAAGCGGCCGGACCTGATCTTCCACGACCCCGACCGCCTCGCGCGGCTGCTCAACGACGCCAAGCGGCCGGTGCAGATCGTCTTCGCGGGCAAGGCGCACCCGGCCGACGAGGGCGGCAAGCACGCGCTGCAGGGCATCTACCGCCGCGCGCTCGATCCGCGCTTCGGCGGGCGCATCGCGTTCGTCGAGGACTATGACCTGCACGTGGCGCACTACCTGGTGCAGGGCTGCGACGTGTGGCTCAACAACCCGCGCAAGCCGCTCGAAGCCAGCGGCACGAGCGGCATGAAGGCGGCCGCCAACGGCGTGCTCAACGTGAGCATCGGCGACGGCTGGTGGCCCGAGGGATTCGCGGGCGGCAACGGCTGGCTCATCGATCCGGGCGTGGTACACGGCGATCAGGGCGCGCAGGACGCGGCCGATGCCGACACGCTCTATCGCCTGCTCGAACAGGAAGTGGTGCCGGCCTTCTACGACCGTGGCGACGACGATGTGCCGCATCGCTGGGTGCAGATGGTCAAGCAGTCGATCCGTACCGTGGCGCCGCACTTCTGTACGCGCCGCATGCTCAAGGAGTACGTGGAGCGGATGTACCTCCCCGCGTTCGACGCGAGCCTGTCTGCCAGATAG
- a CDS encoding N(4)-(beta-N-acetylglucosaminyl)-L-asparaginase → MPTRLNRRDFVRTGAAAAGLGLAGRVEGAPAAHQPAPAVRRSQARPVVIASANGNSRLHDGNETCVARAFRLMTGGTDVLEALIAGVNIVELDPKETSVGYGGLPNADGVVQLDSCCMHGPKKRAGGVAALEGVRMPSKVAHAVLQNTDHHLLVGAGAQQFARQMGFAIEDDLNTETSRKLWLEWKRRLDPEHFLDPDKRAQAGLDAGWSMVRDGLIDREHYFGTINCDGINAKGEICGVTTTSGLAWKIPGRVGDSPILGAGLYVDGDVGAAGSTGRGEANLYGLCSYLIVELLRQGKSPRDAGMEALRRVKANTIEKRLLDPKGSGNPRFGLNFYIVNKAGEFAGVSMYPSQYAVCTENGPETLKTEALVEGPEPA, encoded by the coding sequence ATGCCAACACGCCTGAATCGCCGAGATTTCGTCCGCACAGGTGCCGCCGCGGCAGGCCTCGGCCTAGCCGGTCGCGTCGAGGGCGCCCCTGCCGCCCACCAGCCGGCTCCGGCCGTCAGGCGGAGCCAGGCGCGGCCCGTGGTGATTGCCTCCGCCAACGGCAATTCCCGCCTGCACGACGGCAACGAGACCTGCGTCGCCCGGGCCTTCCGGCTCATGACCGGCGGCACCGACGTACTCGAAGCCCTCATCGCCGGCGTCAACATCGTCGAACTGGACCCGAAGGAGACGAGCGTGGGGTACGGCGGACTGCCCAACGCCGACGGCGTGGTGCAACTCGATTCGTGCTGCATGCACGGGCCGAAGAAGCGGGCCGGTGGCGTCGCGGCGCTCGAAGGCGTGCGCATGCCCTCGAAGGTGGCCCATGCGGTGCTGCAGAATACCGACCACCACCTGCTTGTCGGTGCCGGTGCGCAGCAGTTCGCGCGCCAGATGGGGTTTGCCATCGAGGACGACCTCAACACCGAGACCTCGCGGAAGCTGTGGCTCGAATGGAAGCGCCGGCTCGATCCGGAGCACTTCCTCGATCCCGACAAGCGCGCGCAGGCCGGCTTGGACGCCGGGTGGTCGATGGTGCGCGACGGCCTCATCGACCGCGAGCACTACTTCGGCACCATCAACTGCGACGGCATCAACGCGAAGGGCGAGATCTGCGGCGTGACGACCACGAGCGGCCTGGCGTGGAAGATCCCGGGCCGCGTGGGCGATTCGCCGATCCTCGGGGCGGGCCTCTACGTGGATGGCGATGTGGGCGCCGCAGGCTCGACGGGCCGTGGCGAGGCCAACCTGTATGGTTTGTGCTCGTACCTGATCGTCGAGCTGCTCCGTCAGGGCAAGTCGCCCAGGGACGCCGGCATGGAAGCGCTTCGCCGCGTCAAGGCCAACACGATCGAGAAGCGTCTGCTCGATCCGAAGGGGTCGGGTAACCCGCGCTTCGGCCTGAATTTCTACATCGTGAACAAGGCGGGCGAGTTCGCCGGCGTCTCGATGTACCCGAGCCAGTACGCCGTGTGTACGGAGAATGGCCCCGAGACGCTGAAAACCGAAGCACTTGTGGAAGGCCCGGAGCCGGCGTGA
- a CDS encoding beta-lactamase family protein, producing the protein MTPVAALVLATGVAAGQPADRAAAFAAAYPEIDRAFTDYARDAHVPGMAWGVVVDGRLVHQGTFGVQSTETQAPVTADTVFRIASMTKSFTAAAILALRDDGKLALDDPAERYVPELASLRYPTSDAPRITIRHLLSHATGFPEDNPWGDQQLALSDEAMSALMRQGIPFSNPPGQAYEYSNYGFAILGRIVTQASGMPYRDYVRARLLQPLGLSATTLDAPAVPAARVAHGYRWEDERWKEEPPLPDGAFGAMGGMLTSLRDLSTYVAWLMDAWPARDGDDTGPLRRSSRREMQQVWRGSPASVRRLADGALQLTAGGYGYGLRVAQSCDFGHVVAHSGGLPGYGSQMRWLPEYGVGLVAMGSLTYTNWGPRFDAALAALARTGALVPRRPQPSEALTRMRADVTRLVQQWDDALADRIAANNLYLDLAKDRRRREIDALREKHGSCRADGPFLVENALRGEWVMPCDRGALRVAITLAPTVPPKVQHLSVRSADAAVALTPPPACVQ; encoded by the coding sequence TTGACCCCAGTGGCGGCGCTCGTGCTCGCGACGGGTGTGGCGGCCGGGCAGCCGGCGGACCGGGCGGCGGCGTTTGCCGCGGCGTATCCAGAGATCGACAGGGCGTTCACCGACTACGCGCGCGACGCGCACGTGCCGGGAATGGCGTGGGGCGTGGTCGTCGACGGGCGACTCGTGCACCAGGGCACGTTCGGCGTGCAAAGCACCGAGACGCAGGCGCCCGTGACGGCGGACACCGTCTTCCGCATCGCGTCAATGACCAAGAGCTTCACCGCAGCGGCCATCCTCGCGCTGCGCGACGATGGGAAGCTCGCGCTCGACGATCCTGCAGAGCGCTACGTGCCCGAACTGGCGTCGCTGCGGTATCCCACGAGCGACGCACCGCGCATCACCATCCGCCACCTGCTCTCGCACGCAACGGGATTTCCCGAAGACAACCCGTGGGGCGACCAGCAACTCGCGCTGTCCGACGAGGCGATGTCGGCGCTCATGCGGCAGGGCATCCCGTTCTCGAACCCGCCGGGCCAGGCCTACGAGTACTCCAACTACGGCTTCGCGATCCTGGGGCGCATCGTCACGCAGGCGTCGGGGATGCCGTATCGCGACTACGTGCGTGCGCGTCTCCTCCAGCCGCTCGGCCTGTCGGCCACCACGCTCGACGCTCCTGCGGTGCCTGCCGCTCGCGTGGCGCACGGATATCGGTGGGAAGACGAGCGGTGGAAGGAAGAGCCACCGCTGCCAGACGGGGCGTTCGGCGCGATGGGCGGCATGCTGACGTCGCTGCGCGACCTGTCGACGTACGTCGCGTGGTTGATGGACGCCTGGCCTGCGCGCGATGGCGACGATACGGGACCGTTGCGGCGGTCGTCGCGCCGTGAGATGCAGCAGGTGTGGCGTGGCAGTCCTGCCTCGGTACGTCGCCTCGCCGACGGCGCACTGCAGTTGACGGCGGGCGGCTACGGCTACGGCCTGCGCGTGGCGCAGTCATGTGATTTCGGCCACGTGGTGGCGCACTCGGGCGGTCTGCCCGGCTACGGATCGCAGATGCGCTGGCTTCCCGAGTACGGCGTCGGTCTCGTGGCGATGGGATCGCTCACGTACACGAACTGGGGGCCGCGCTTCGACGCCGCGCTCGCGGCGCTCGCGCGCACCGGCGCACTGGTCCCTCGCCGTCCGCAACCGTCAGAGGCGCTCACACGGATGCGCGCCGACGTCACGCGCCTCGTCCAGCAGTGGGACGATGCGCTCGCGGATCGGATTGCGGCGAACAACCTGTATCTCGACCTGGCGAAGGACCGCCGACGTCGCGAGATTGACGCGCTTCGCGAGAAGCACGGGAGTTGTCGGGCCGACGGACCGTTCCTCGTGGAGAACGCCCTGCGTGGCGAATGGGTGATGCCGTGCGACAGAGGTGCCCTCCGCGTGGCGATCACGCTCGCGCCGACGGTACCGCCGAAAGTGCAGCACCTGTCGGTCCGCTCCGCCGACGCCGCCGTCGCCCTCACCCCACCCCCCGCATGCGTTCAGTAG